One genomic segment of Hydrocarboniclastica marina includes these proteins:
- the accC gene encoding acetyl-CoA carboxylase biotin carboxylase subunit, producing MIEKVLIANRGEIALRILRACKELGIKTVAVHSQVDRELMHVRLADESVCIGPNPSSASYLNIPAIISAAEVTDSVAIHPGYGFLAENADFAEQVEKSGFRFIGPRSETIRLMGNKVSAIKAMKAAGVPTVPGSDGPLTDDDQATLRAAKKIGYPVIIKAASGGGGRGMQVVHSEAALLHAVRITQSEARNAFGDETVYLEKYLERPRHVEVQVLADTLGNVIHLGDRDCSMQRRHQKVLEEAPAPDIDEKARARTLEACVNACKEIGYVGAGTFEFLYQDGEFFFIEMNTRVQVEHPVSEMVTGVDIVKEQLRVASGLPLSFTQDQIKITGSAIECRINAEDPKTFAPSPGHVEHFHPPGGNGVRVDSHLYSGYTVPPYYDSLVAKLITFAEDRETALNRMQNALDELIVVGIKTNAPLHQTLVRDSGFRAVKFSIHYLEKLIRD from the coding sequence ATGATAGAAAAAGTTCTGATAGCCAACCGGGGTGAGATCGCCCTGCGTATCCTCCGCGCCTGCAAGGAGCTGGGGATTAAAACCGTCGCCGTGCATTCTCAGGTCGATCGTGAACTCATGCACGTGCGTCTGGCCGATGAGTCCGTCTGTATTGGCCCCAACCCATCCAGCGCCAGCTACCTCAACATTCCCGCGATCATCAGCGCCGCCGAGGTCACTGACTCGGTGGCTATCCACCCGGGATACGGATTCCTCGCCGAGAACGCTGACTTTGCCGAGCAGGTAGAGAAAAGCGGCTTTCGATTCATCGGCCCCCGTTCGGAAACCATTCGCCTGATGGGCAACAAGGTCTCTGCGATAAAGGCCATGAAAGCGGCCGGCGTCCCCACCGTGCCGGGCTCCGACGGCCCCCTGACCGACGACGACCAGGCCACGCTGCGTGCAGCAAAGAAAATCGGCTACCCGGTTATCATCAAGGCTGCATCGGGTGGCGGTGGCCGGGGCATGCAAGTCGTGCATTCCGAAGCGGCCCTGCTGCATGCCGTACGCATCACCCAGTCTGAAGCACGCAACGCTTTCGGCGATGAAACCGTCTATCTGGAGAAATATCTGGAGCGGCCCCGGCATGTAGAGGTGCAGGTGCTGGCCGATACCCTGGGCAACGTCATTCATCTGGGCGACCGGGACTGTTCCATGCAACGTCGCCATCAGAAAGTGCTCGAAGAGGCCCCGGCGCCAGACATCGACGAGAAGGCCCGTGCACGGACACTCGAAGCCTGCGTGAATGCCTGCAAGGAAATCGGCTATGTCGGCGCCGGAACTTTCGAGTTCCTCTATCAGGACGGCGAGTTCTTCTTTATCGAGATGAACACCCGGGTTCAGGTAGAACATCCGGTCAGCGAGATGGTCACCGGGGTCGATATCGTCAAGGAGCAGCTCCGGGTTGCCAGCGGTCTGCCCCTGTCGTTTACCCAGGACCAGATCAAGATCACCGGTAGCGCTATTGAATGCCGTATCAATGCCGAGGACCCGAAGACATTCGCTCCCAGCCCGGGTCACGTGGAACACTTTCATCCGCCCGGCGGTAATGGCGTACGGGTTGACTCCCACCTCTACAGCGGGTACACCGTTCCCCCGTACTATGATTCGCTGGTTGCCAAGCTGATCACTTTTGCCGAGGATCGCGAGACAGCTCTGAACCGGATGCAGAACGCGCTCGACGAGCTGATCGTCGTCGGTATCAAAACCAACGCGCCGCTGCACCAGACACTGGTACGCGACAGCGGCTTCCGGGCAGTGAAGTTCAGCATTCATTATCTTGAGAAGCTTATTCGGGACTGA
- the purH gene encoding bifunctional phosphoribosylaminoimidazolecarboxamide formyltransferase/IMP cyclohydrolase has protein sequence MTTPSPLHRALISVSDKHGIVEFAQALRARGVEILSTGGTYRLLQEQGIDAVEVSDHTGFPEMMAGRVKTLHPKIHGGILGRRGTDEAVMSEHGIDPIDLVIVNLYPFEDTVARPDCDLATAIENIDIGGPTMVRAAAKNHQDVAIVVNSSDYKRVLKEMDENDGCLLHATRFDLAVKAFEHTAAYDGAIANYLGARVAPKANPEVASVFPRTFNTQFIKAQDMRYGENPHQNAAFYVERKPGEASVATAQQIQGKALSYNNVADTDAALECVKPFADPACVIVKHANPCGVAIGTDIRQAYDLAFATDPTSAFGGIIAFNRELDAETAKAILDRQFVEVIIAPTVAADALPVLEAKPNIRVLSAGAFSEERPAAFDFKRVTGGLLVQDRDLGMIDPASLKMVSARSPSSEELEDLLFAWEVAKFVKSNAIVYAKHGRTIGIGAGQMSRVYSARIAGIKAADEQLEVKGSVMASDAFFPFRDGIDAAAAAGITAVIQPGGSMRDQEVIDAANEHGIAMVFTGMRHFRH, from the coding sequence ATGACCACCCCCTCCCCCCTGCACCGCGCACTGATCAGTGTTTCTGACAAGCATGGTATCGTCGAATTCGCACAGGCTCTCAGAGCGCGCGGCGTGGAGATACTCTCGACCGGGGGCACCTACCGCCTGCTCCAGGAGCAGGGTATCGACGCTGTGGAGGTATCGGACCACACCGGTTTTCCCGAGATGATGGCGGGGCGGGTAAAGACCCTGCATCCGAAGATCCACGGCGGCATTCTGGGCCGGCGCGGTACCGACGAGGCGGTCATGAGCGAGCACGGCATAGACCCCATCGACCTGGTTATCGTCAACCTCTACCCGTTCGAAGATACTGTAGCCCGACCGGACTGCGATCTCGCCACGGCTATTGAAAACATCGATATCGGTGGCCCAACCATGGTCCGCGCCGCGGCCAAGAACCACCAGGATGTCGCGATTGTCGTCAATAGCAGCGACTACAAGCGCGTTCTGAAGGAAATGGACGAGAACGACGGCTGCCTGCTCCATGCGACCCGTTTTGACCTGGCCGTGAAAGCGTTCGAACATACTGCAGCCTATGATGGCGCCATCGCCAATTATCTGGGCGCCCGGGTTGCACCCAAGGCAAACCCCGAAGTAGCCAGCGTCTTCCCGCGCACATTCAATACCCAGTTCATCAAAGCCCAGGACATGCGCTACGGCGAGAATCCCCACCAGAACGCCGCGTTTTATGTGGAGCGTAAGCCTGGCGAGGCTTCGGTCGCGACTGCCCAGCAGATTCAGGGCAAGGCATTGTCCTATAACAATGTCGCCGATACCGATGCTGCGCTGGAGTGCGTCAAGCCCTTCGCCGATCCCGCCTGTGTGATCGTCAAGCACGCCAACCCGTGTGGCGTGGCCATTGGCACTGATATCCGTCAGGCCTATGATCTCGCCTTCGCAACTGACCCGACCTCGGCATTCGGCGGCATCATCGCGTTCAACCGGGAGCTGGACGCAGAAACTGCTAAGGCTATTCTCGATCGCCAGTTTGTCGAGGTCATTATCGCGCCAACGGTCGCCGCCGACGCACTGCCCGTGCTGGAAGCCAAGCCCAATATCCGCGTGCTCAGCGCCGGAGCCTTCAGTGAGGAGCGTCCCGCTGCGTTTGACTTCAAGCGCGTCACTGGCGGCCTGCTGGTTCAGGACCGCGACCTGGGCATGATCGATCCGGCCAGCCTGAAGATGGTCAGCGCGCGCTCCCCCAGCAGTGAGGAACTCGAAGACCTTCTGTTTGCATGGGAGGTCGCCAAGTTCGTAAAGTCCAATGCGATTGTCTATGCAAAGCACGGCCGCACTATCGGCATAGGGGCGGGCCAGATGAGCCGGGTCTACAGTGCGCGTATCGCCGGCATCAAGGCGGCGGACGAGCAGCTTGAAGTAAAAGGTTCTGTCATGGCCTCCGATGCTTTCTTCCCTTTCCGCGACGGGATAGACGCGGCCGCAGCGGCGGGAATAACAGCAGTGATTCAACCCGGCGGATCTATGCGCGACCAGGAAGTAATCGACGCGGCCAACGAACACGGCATCGCAATGGTATTCACCGGTATGCGGCACTTCCGCCACTGA
- a CDS encoding DUF3426 domain-containing protein encodes MSDSTTLTRCPHCQTRFRVTEQQLGVAAGKVRCGNCMDVFDARKHKVSAEERAEAAKASAAPARGPAQTAEHDRDPSKHHWSDDATAAVETEGAPEEEAFKGPDNADEDSFEDEFIFQDDPEEDATDEGYTRASRLDDDLSDSFMALDKAGPLPDSEEEREQFEEVDESWAEAILEDNSSPESRRRREDEHPGPASPPPRSKLESAPVTPVTPAKQPEAPLKATSMGSSSTATDEMSLSLDHDEIRHRQPRTPMAANKPLTAPPRSPYANLRSTPVAARHKGRNWGSTVLWGLGCLLLLAVIVSQLFYFQFDRLSRVEPLRPFYATVCPLIGCELPVMVDTDQIESRKLVVRSHPDQPRALLVEASIVNEAPFPQPFPSIVLTFSNLNNDIVAQRAFKPKEYLAGDARELEQMPRGTPVRISLELRDPGQDAINYDLRFVPGADPE; translated from the coding sequence ATGAGCGACAGCACGACATTGACCCGGTGCCCCCATTGCCAGACCCGTTTCCGCGTCACCGAGCAACAACTTGGGGTGGCCGCCGGGAAAGTACGTTGCGGCAACTGCATGGATGTTTTCGACGCGCGCAAACACAAGGTCTCCGCCGAAGAGCGCGCGGAAGCGGCCAAGGCCAGCGCTGCCCCCGCCCGTGGCCCTGCGCAAACAGCTGAACACGACCGGGACCCCAGCAAGCACCACTGGTCCGACGATGCTACAGCCGCGGTTGAAACGGAAGGCGCGCCTGAAGAGGAGGCCTTCAAGGGGCCGGACAATGCAGATGAGGACAGCTTCGAAGACGAGTTCATATTCCAGGATGACCCCGAGGAAGACGCCACGGACGAGGGCTACACCCGAGCTTCGAGGCTGGACGACGACCTGAGCGATAGCTTTATGGCGCTCGACAAAGCTGGCCCCCTGCCGGACAGCGAAGAGGAACGCGAGCAGTTCGAAGAAGTCGACGAGAGCTGGGCCGAGGCGATCCTTGAGGATAACAGTAGCCCTGAGAGCAGACGGCGTCGCGAGGACGAGCACCCGGGCCCGGCTTCGCCTCCCCCCCGCAGCAAGCTTGAAAGTGCCCCGGTAACACCGGTGACGCCGGCGAAACAGCCCGAAGCACCCCTGAAGGCAACATCCATGGGCTCCAGCTCGACCGCAACAGACGAGATGAGCCTCAGCCTGGACCATGACGAGATCCGCCACCGTCAGCCTCGCACGCCCATGGCTGCAAACAAGCCCCTGACCGCGCCTCCCCGTAGCCCATACGCGAACCTGAGAAGCACACCGGTAGCAGCGCGTCACAAAGGCCGAAACTGGGGCAGTACGGTGCTGTGGGGACTGGGCTGCCTGCTGCTGCTCGCTGTAATTGTTTCCCAGCTCTTTTATTTTCAGTTCGATCGCCTCAGCCGCGTCGAACCGCTTCGCCCCTTTTATGCGACAGTCTGTCCTCTGATCGGGTGTGAATTGCCTGTGATGGTGGATACTGATCAGATAGAGAGCAGGAAACTGGTTGTTCGCAGCCATCCCGACCAGCCAAGGGCCCTGTTGGTTGAGGCGTCTATCGTCAACGAAGCGCCTTTTCCCCAGCCGTTTCCCTCGATTGTGCTTACGTTCTCGAATCTCAACAACGATATAGTCGCCCAGCGCGCATTCAAGCCCAAGGAGTACCTGGCAGGGGACGCCCGTGAGCTGGAGCAAATGCCCCGGGGCACACCTGTGCGGATCTCTCTGGAGCTACGGGACCCGGGCCAGGACGCCATCAACTATGACCTCCGGTTCGTCCCCGGCGCAGACCCAGAGTAG
- the accB gene encoding acetyl-CoA carboxylase biotin carboxyl carrier protein translates to MDIRKVKKLIELLEESDVEELEIKEGDDSVRISRRRAGDGQPQIMHYTAQAPTQNASPALNDPAESQPAETADESKGHLMRSPMVGTFYRAASPTASPFVETGQAVKAGDVVCIVEAMKMMNQIEADKSGTIVEILAENGQPVEFDQPLFIIA, encoded by the coding sequence ATGGATATTCGTAAAGTAAAAAAGTTGATCGAACTACTGGAAGAGTCTGACGTCGAGGAACTCGAGATAAAAGAGGGCGATGATTCGGTCCGGATAAGCCGCCGGCGCGCTGGAGATGGCCAACCGCAAATCATGCACTACACGGCACAAGCGCCGACGCAAAACGCTTCGCCGGCCCTCAACGACCCGGCTGAAAGCCAGCCAGCCGAAACCGCCGATGAGAGCAAGGGCCACCTGATGCGCTCGCCAATGGTCGGCACCTTCTACCGGGCTGCGTCGCCGACGGCCAGCCCGTTCGTTGAGACCGGACAGGCAGTGAAGGCTGGAGACGTAGTCTGCATTGTTGAGGCCATGAAGATGATGAATCAGATTGAAGCAGACAAGAGCGGCACCATCGTCGAGATCCTGGCCGAGAATGGCCAGCCGGTCGAGTTCGACCAGCCCCTGTTTATCATTGCCTGA
- a CDS encoding diguanylate cyclase encodes MTEESQRDKLKQHFARRVTTQARLIIETWQRASSEAKLSPTLRAELLDTVEKLTKYARRFEMEKYDLAAQSVLESLESWPSTGEASSDVRSRLDAAVEALSLCTLRRADQHQEEPPRTLVRMPIFLALNNQETAHRIARQMEFFGFRAQTFTSATELLRECAERRPETIVIDVNFGTEPQSGIAAVEQVQAHYDAPIPILYLSEEDGSIETRLRASRSGGEEFFYPAIDPGQLIEKIERYTHANPAEPYRVLVLDDSRAQAKFMENTLNRAGMTPHVITDPMQIITALEDFSPEIILLDMYMPGCTGMEVARVIRQQDSFHSVPIIYLSAEDDVGKQLHAMSLGGDDFLTKPIDPKHLIATLHNRGRRARSLLALMVRDSLTGLYNHTHTLHLLDNEISRARANGQPLTYVILDLDNFKQINGQYGHSMGDRVLRSLSLFLKQRLRKTDHIGRYGGEEFALVLPDTRPSDARTVLNEIRERFGALLHPAGDSDFRVTFSAGLTGWDGESAQQTCDRAEQALAEAKQGGRNRVVVL; translated from the coding sequence ATGACTGAAGAAAGTCAGCGCGACAAATTGAAGCAGCACTTTGCCCGCCGGGTGACAACCCAGGCACGGCTTATCATTGAAACCTGGCAGCGCGCCAGCAGCGAGGCGAAGTTATCGCCCACTCTCCGGGCCGAGTTGCTTGATACCGTCGAAAAACTTACCAAGTACGCGCGCCGGTTCGAAATGGAAAAGTACGACCTGGCCGCCCAGTCGGTACTTGAGTCCCTGGAAAGCTGGCCTTCTACCGGAGAGGCGTCCAGTGACGTCAGGTCCCGGCTCGATGCGGCCGTGGAGGCGCTCAGTCTCTGTACGCTGCGTCGCGCCGACCAGCATCAGGAGGAGCCACCCCGTACGCTCGTGCGCATGCCCATTTTCCTGGCGTTGAACAACCAGGAGACAGCCCATCGCATTGCCAGACAGATGGAATTCTTCGGTTTCCGGGCACAGACATTTACCTCGGCTACAGAATTGCTCAGGGAGTGCGCCGAACGCCGCCCCGAAACGATTGTCATCGACGTCAACTTCGGCACCGAGCCCCAGAGTGGCATTGCGGCGGTCGAGCAGGTCCAGGCTCACTATGACGCGCCGATTCCCATTCTGTACCTGAGTGAAGAAGACGGCTCGATCGAGACCCGCCTGCGCGCTTCGCGTTCAGGGGGTGAGGAGTTCTTCTACCCCGCGATTGACCCTGGCCAGCTCATCGAAAAGATCGAGCGCTATACCCACGCCAACCCGGCGGAACCTTACCGTGTGCTGGTGCTGGACGACTCGCGCGCCCAGGCCAAGTTCATGGAGAACACGCTCAACCGCGCCGGGATGACGCCGCATGTCATCACCGACCCCATGCAGATCATCACTGCGCTGGAGGACTTCTCACCGGAAATAATCCTGCTGGACATGTACATGCCGGGCTGTACCGGCATGGAGGTCGCGCGGGTAATTCGCCAACAGGACAGCTTTCACAGCGTGCCGATCATCTACCTTTCAGCTGAAGACGACGTTGGCAAGCAGCTTCATGCGATGAGCCTCGGCGGCGATGACTTCCTGACCAAGCCGATCGACCCCAAACATCTGATCGCGACCTTGCATAACCGGGGTCGGCGTGCGCGCTCTCTGCTGGCGCTCATGGTCCGGGACAGCCTGACCGGGCTATACAACCATACCCACACCCTGCATTTGCTGGACAACGAGATAAGCCGGGCCCGGGCGAATGGCCAGCCCCTGACCTACGTCATCCTCGATCTCGACAATTTCAAGCAGATCAACGGACAGTACGGCCACTCAATGGGCGATCGCGTTCTGCGAAGCCTGTCGCTGTTTCTCAAGCAACGCCTGCGCAAGACCGACCACATCGGCCGCTATGGGGGCGAGGAGTTCGCCCTCGTGCTTCCCGACACCCGCCCAAGCGATGCGCGCACCGTACTGAACGAGATCCGCGAGCGCTTCGGCGCGCTTCTGCATCCGGCCGGAGACTCTGACTTCCGGGTTACTTTCAGCGCCGGACTGACGGGCTGGGATGGTGAGTCCGCCCAGCAAACCTGCGACCGGGCCGAACAGGCTCTTGCGGAAGCAAAGCAGGGCGGTCGTAATCGCGTAGTCGTCCTCTAG
- the prmA gene encoding 50S ribosomal protein L11 methyltransferase: MAWVQLHISTDPDNAELLESLLMDLGAVSVALEDEADQPLYEPDMGATPLWMSTRVSGMFEARTNLQQIREALAEQYHQLTQQPLGPVEVEVLEEKDWSRAWMDDFEPIRFGERLWICPSWHKPPHEDAVNLMLDPGLAFGTGTHPTTALCLRWLDSADLINKEVIDYGCGSGILGLAALLLGARQVTGVDNDPQALEASRENAQRNKIAPARLQLHLPENAPNDSADVLLANILAQPLLALAPVLAGRVKKGGDIVLSGILTTQAQQLVDHYSQWFTMDEPAVEENWVCLHGTRL; encoded by the coding sequence ATGGCCTGGGTACAACTCCACATTTCCACCGATCCTGATAACGCCGAGCTCCTGGAATCCCTGCTGATGGACCTGGGTGCAGTCTCGGTCGCTCTTGAGGATGAAGCCGACCAGCCCCTTTATGAGCCAGACATGGGCGCCACGCCGCTGTGGATGAGCACGCGGGTCAGCGGCATGTTCGAGGCGCGCACCAACCTCCAGCAAATCCGCGAAGCGCTGGCTGAACAGTACCACCAGCTGACCCAGCAGCCCCTTGGGCCGGTCGAGGTCGAGGTGCTTGAGGAGAAAGACTGGTCGCGGGCGTGGATGGACGATTTCGAACCGATAAGGTTTGGTGAGCGCCTGTGGATCTGCCCGAGCTGGCACAAGCCCCCGCATGAGGACGCCGTAAACCTGATGCTCGACCCGGGGCTGGCGTTCGGCACTGGCACTCACCCAACCACAGCGCTATGCCTGCGCTGGCTCGATTCGGCTGACCTCATCAACAAGGAAGTGATCGACTACGGCTGCGGTTCCGGTATTCTCGGCCTGGCAGCCCTTTTACTGGGTGCGCGCCAGGTGACTGGCGTCGACAATGACCCACAGGCGCTGGAAGCCAGCCGCGAAAACGCGCAGCGCAACAAAATAGCGCCCGCCAGGCTACAGTTGCACCTACCGGAAAACGCGCCAAATGACAGCGCCGACGTTCTGCTGGCCAACATCCTGGCGCAGCCCCTGCTTGCGCTGGCGCCAGTGCTGGCGGGGCGGGTAAAAAAGGGCGGCGACATTGTGCTCTCCGGAATACTGACTACCCAGGCCCAACAGTTAGTTGACCACTATAGCCAGTGGTTCACCATGGACGAGCCCGCAGTTGAGGAGAATTGGGTCTGCCTGCACGGGACGCGCCTGTAG
- the fis gene encoding DNA-binding transcriptional regulator Fis: MNEHAPLKTHAGNGTTVTLRDSVENALQNYFTQLDGAPTTDVYQLVLSEVEAPLLEHVMEYTRHNQTKASVMLGLNRGTLRKKLKQYGLL; encoded by the coding sequence ATGAACGAACACGCTCCGCTCAAGACCCACGCCGGCAATGGCACCACCGTGACTCTGCGCGACAGCGTTGAGAACGCGCTGCAGAACTATTTCACGCAGCTTGACGGTGCGCCAACGACAGACGTCTATCAGTTGGTCCTGTCCGAGGTCGAAGCGCCCCTCCTGGAGCACGTCATGGAATATACCCGTCACAACCAGACCAAAGCCTCGGTCATGCTGGGTCTCAACCGCGGCACGCTGCGCAAGAAGCTAAAGCAGTACGGCCTGCTGTAA
- the dusB gene encoding tRNA dihydrouridine synthase DusB: MVTIGPYTLPNALILAPMAGVTDRPFRLLCRRLGAGMAVSEMVTADSSLWHTRKSRLRLDHTGEPEPRSVQIAGGDAEMLAKAARLNAEHGAQIIDINMGCPAKKVCNKAAGSALMRDEALVNTILKAVVAAVSVPVTLKMRTGWDPDSKNARRIAMMAEEAGICALAVHGRTRACAYRGEAEYDTIAEVKQAVSIPVFANGDITTPEQAAAVLRYTGADGLLIGRAAQGSPWIFREIDHFLSTGRHLGEPSLAEVRTILLEHLVALHAFYGLPMGVRIARKHVGWYLQTHDTDRHFRRHFNTLETAEAQLHSVERYFESLSNRETFAA, from the coding sequence GTGGTTACCATTGGACCCTATACCTTACCGAACGCGCTGATTCTCGCCCCCATGGCGGGCGTGACAGACCGCCCCTTCCGGCTGCTCTGCCGCCGGTTAGGCGCTGGCATGGCCGTGTCGGAGATGGTTACCGCGGACAGTAGCCTCTGGCACACACGCAAATCCCGGTTGCGGCTGGACCATACCGGCGAACCAGAGCCTCGATCCGTCCAGATTGCTGGCGGGGACGCAGAGATGCTGGCCAAGGCGGCGCGGCTGAATGCCGAGCACGGCGCGCAGATCATCGATATCAATATGGGCTGCCCGGCCAAAAAGGTCTGTAACAAGGCCGCCGGCTCAGCCCTGATGCGCGATGAGGCCCTGGTAAACACGATTCTCAAGGCCGTCGTTGCGGCAGTTTCAGTTCCAGTGACGCTGAAAATGCGCACTGGCTGGGATCCAGACAGTAAAAACGCCCGCCGCATTGCCATGATGGCGGAAGAGGCCGGTATTTGCGCGCTGGCAGTACATGGCAGAACCCGTGCCTGCGCATACCGGGGCGAGGCGGAATACGACACGATTGCCGAGGTCAAGCAGGCGGTGTCCATACCCGTCTTTGCCAACGGCGATATCACCACGCCCGAGCAGGCGGCTGCAGTACTCAGGTACACCGGCGCGGACGGCCTGCTGATAGGCCGAGCGGCTCAGGGCAGTCCCTGGATATTTCGCGAGATTGATCACTTTCTGTCCACGGGGCGACATCTGGGCGAGCCTTCGTTGGCAGAAGTGCGAACGATTCTGTTAGAGCACCTGGTGGCGCTGCACGCATTCTATGGCCTGCCCATGGGTGTACGTATCGCCCGCAAGCATGTTGGCTGGTACCTGCAGACCCATGATACAGACCGGCACTTCCGCCGGCATTTTAATACGCTTGAAACAGCCGAGGCCCAGCTGCACAGCGTAGAACGCTATTTCGAAAGCCTAAGTAACCGAGAGACTTTTGCCGCATGA
- the aroQ gene encoding type II 3-dehydroquinate dehydratase, producing MATILVLHGPNLNMLGTREPEVYGHETLDDINQRLLRQAQAAGHHLLTLQSNAEYELIDRLHEARGEGVDLVIFNPAAFTHTSVALRDALLAVAIPFIEVHLSNVHKREPFRHHSYFSDIAVGVVCGFGSRGYEMALTAGIGHLTE from the coding sequence ATGGCCACTATCCTTGTTCTCCATGGACCCAACCTGAATATGCTCGGTACACGCGAACCCGAGGTTTATGGCCATGAGACCCTTGATGATATAAACCAGCGGCTGCTCCGCCAGGCTCAGGCTGCAGGGCATCACCTGCTAACCCTTCAGAGTAACGCCGAGTACGAACTGATAGACCGTCTGCACGAAGCCCGGGGTGAAGGGGTCGACCTCGTCATTTTCAATCCCGCGGCCTTTACGCATACCAGCGTGGCGCTTCGCGATGCGCTTTTAGCGGTAGCAATACCTTTCATCGAAGTACATCTGTCCAATGTCCATAAACGCGAGCCGTTTCGCCACCACTCCTATTTTTCAGATATCGCCGTTGGGGTGGTATGCGGATTCGGGAGCCGCGGGTACGAGATGGCGTTGACCGCGGGCATTGGCCATCTGACAGAATGA
- the purD gene encoding phosphoribosylamine--glycine ligase, giving the protein MKVLIIGNGGREHALAWKCAQPSYIERVFVAPGNAGTALEPKVENVDIGVEDLEALAQFASSHDVGLTIVGPEIPLVAGVVDLFRERGLRIFGPSRAAAQLEGSKAFTKDFLDRHRIPTGEYANFTDVAEALAYVREKGAPIVVKADGLAAGKGVIVALTLQEAEEAVQDMLSGNRFGDAGHRVVIEEFLDGEEASFIVMVDGRNVLPMATSQDHKRAVDGDLGPNTGGMGAYSPAPVVTGTIHDRILKEVIVPTVKGMAAEGNPYTGFLYAGLMIMADGTPKVIEYNCRFGDPETQPIMLRLKSDLVALCNAAVDGELDRTDSDWDPRAALGVVMAAGGYPGDYRKGDEIHGIPQSEVSGQKVFHAGTREEDGKVLTNGGRVLCATALGHSVAEAQDHAYKLVRQISWDDVYYRKDIGHRAISREKKR; this is encoded by the coding sequence ATGAAAGTTCTCATCATCGGCAACGGCGGGCGCGAACACGCGTTGGCCTGGAAGTGCGCGCAACCAAGTTATATCGAGCGCGTCTTTGTGGCTCCAGGCAATGCCGGGACTGCCCTGGAGCCCAAGGTCGAGAATGTCGACATTGGCGTCGAGGATCTGGAAGCCCTCGCGCAGTTTGCGTCGAGCCACGACGTCGGGCTTACTATTGTCGGCCCAGAAATCCCTTTGGTGGCCGGCGTGGTGGATCTGTTCCGCGAGCGCGGGCTGCGTATTTTTGGGCCGAGCCGGGCAGCTGCACAGCTGGAAGGCTCCAAAGCGTTCACCAAGGACTTCCTCGACCGCCACCGGATTCCCACCGGTGAGTACGCCAATTTCACCGACGTGGCTGAAGCATTGGCTTACGTTCGTGAAAAAGGCGCGCCGATTGTGGTCAAGGCGGACGGTCTGGCCGCCGGTAAGGGCGTGATTGTCGCGCTGACTCTACAGGAAGCCGAAGAAGCGGTGCAGGACATGCTCTCCGGCAACCGGTTCGGCGACGCGGGCCATCGTGTCGTTATCGAAGAATTCCTCGACGGAGAAGAGGCCAGCTTCATTGTCATGGTCGACGGACGCAATGTTCTGCCCATGGCTACCAGCCAGGACCACAAGCGCGCCGTCGACGGTGACCTCGGCCCCAACACCGGCGGCATGGGCGCCTATTCGCCCGCCCCGGTCGTGACGGGAACGATTCATGACCGGATACTGAAGGAAGTCATCGTGCCGACGGTCAAGGGCATGGCGGCAGAAGGCAATCCGTACACCGGTTTCCTGTACGCGGGTCTGATGATCATGGCCGACGGTACGCCCAAGGTCATCGAGTATAACTGTCGCTTCGGCGATCCGGAGACTCAGCCCATCATGCTCCGTCTCAAATCGGACCTGGTGGCGTTGTGTAACGCTGCGGTCGATGGCGAGCTGGACCGCACCGACTCCGACTGGGACCCCCGGGCGGCACTGGGCGTCGTGATGGCTGCCGGAGGCTACCCGGGCGACTATCGCAAAGGCGATGAAATCCACGGTATTCCCCAGAGCGAAGTTAGTGGGCAGAAAGTATTCCATGCCGGCACCCGGGAAGAAGACGGAAAGGTGCTGACGAACGGCGGCCGGGTGCTTTGCGCGACAGCGCTGGGTCACTCCGTGGCCGAAGCCCAGGACCATGCTTATAAGCTGGTTCGGCAAATATCCTGGGATGATGTTTACTACCGCAAGGATATCGGCCACCGGGCAATATCCCGCGAGAAGAAACGTTAG